One genomic region from Yarrowia lipolytica chromosome 1C, complete sequence encodes:
- a CDS encoding uncharacterized protein (Truncated form of YALI0C15939g, no similarity) translates to MVEGEGAAVVGEPGHGLSLQDVTVTTAVPVTTVTPVLVTTGAVATGAWVDEESPPNRPPIQPRMPPPEEEEAPEEVGMGDATRVMTEPVTTGAGRSEPVAVGMGMMLPLLSMVPGEPWYRVFQSTVLTKSSDQDWGMAMELVPKRPSKMLPSWKPPVLEGAEGESDRVTAGKVGRVKPGPVLEPPEPPVGEPVMVAEGEEPESPPSEPPLEAEGEAFPVLEPAVGTSRVTEVPSRAWRDDWKPGPLSTRDWEGPRPPLLLLLEGGASRSEERFSPQEVGEAAHDNGGGGRAALGGLLGQQAGQLAEVEAVVGGQSRKHGRQLVQRHGGSGRDGVDIGQRHSECCVCVRGRD, encoded by the coding sequence ATggtggaaggagaaggagcggCAGTAGTGGGGGAGCCGGGGCATGGGCTCTCGCTGCAAGATGTGACGGTGACAACGGCGGTTCCGGTGACAACGGTGACGCCGGTGTTGGTGACAACGGGGGCGGTGGCCACGGGAGCCTGGGTAGACGAGGAGTCGCCGCCAAACAGACCGCCAATCCAGCCAAGaatgcctcctccagaagaagaagaagctccagAGGAGGTGGGGATGGGGGATGCAACAAGAGTGATGACGGAGCCGGTGACCACGGGGGCGGGCAGATCGGAGCCGGTGGCAGTGGGCATGGGAATGATGTTACCGCTGCTGTCAATGGTACCAGGAGAGCCGTGGTACAGGGTGTTCCAGTCCACGGTCTTGACAAAGAGCTCGGACCAAGACTGGGGGATGGCGATGGAGTTGGTACCGAAGAGGCCATCGAAGATGTTGCCGAGCTGGAAGCCGCCGGTGTTGGAGGGGGCGGAGGGAGAGTCCGACAGAGTCACGGCAGGGAAGGTGGGCAGGGTAAAGCCGGGGCCGGTGTTGgagcctccagagccgCCGGTGGGGGAGCCGGTGATGGTGGCCGAGGGAGAGGAGCCGGAGTCACCTCCGTCGGAGCCGCCGTTGGAGGCAGAGGGGGAGGCGTTTCCAGTGTTGGAGCCGGCGGTAGGGACCTCGAGGGTCACCGAGGTGCCGAGCAGGGCCTGGAGAGACGACTGGAAGCCAGGGCCGTTATCGACCAGAGACTGGGAGGGGCCCAGGCCaccgttgttgttgttgttggaggggGGGGCCTCGAGATCGGAAGAGCGGTTCAGCCCTCAAGAGGTGGGAGAGGCGGCCCACGACAACGGAGGTGGGGGACGAGCCGCCCTGGGTGGACTCCTGGGCCAGCAGGCCGGACAGCTGGCCGAGGTCGaggccgttgttggtggacAGAGTCGCAAACATGGACGACAGCTGGTCCAGAGGCACGGTGGATCCGGGAGGGATGGAGTCGATATCGGGCAGAGACATAGCGaatgttgtgtgtgtgtgagagggagagattag
- a CDS encoding uncharacterized protein (Compare to YALI0C16005g, some similarities with uniprot|Q8X0X8 Neurospora crassa), translating into MATITIPSLPYIDETPSHEQVKAAETLIAAETGPLNTSIPESKKSLLSAAMEEYVSDRKRPKGIDISRYSNLEDTEGNIDLKTAYTALEYTLGRRDAVAALSDYGRVQWLVGNDELDRELKIVDQRLLTAKRTLETVNVSRKRRQNDVADTLQYLEKRWKGLLGDLVDVGVKNALLEAQLESDEEGEEEEEEEGDNE; encoded by the coding sequence ATGGCGACGATAACGATCCCGTCGCTGCCATACATTGACGAAACGCCTTCCCATGAACAGGTTAAGGCTGCTGAGACCTTGATTGCAGCGGAAACGGGCCCATTGAACACATCCATTCCAGAGTCGAAAAAGTCGCTACTTTCAGCGGCCATGGAAGAGTACGTCAGTGACCGAAAACGGCCCAAGGGAATTGACATTTCGCGATATTCGAATCTGGAGGATACGGAAGGCAACATTGACCTGAAAACTGCATACACGGCTTTGGAATACACACTAGGACGCCGGGACGCGGTGGCAGCGCTGTCGGATTACGGACGAGTGCAGTGGCTGGTGGGCAATGATGAGCTTGATCGAGAGCTCAAGATTGTGGACCAGCGGCTTTTGACGGCAAAAAGGACATTGGAGACGGTCAACGTCAGTCGGAAACGCAGACAAAATGACGTGGCAGATACCCTGCAGTACCTGGAGAAGCGATGGAAGGGTCTGTTGGGTGATCTGGTGGATGTTGGCGTCAAGAATGCTCTTTTGGAAGCTCAACTTGAGAGCGATGAAGaaggggaggaggaggaggaggaggagggtgaTAACGAATGA
- a CDS encoding 60S ribosomal protein uL22 (Compare to YALI0C15895g, highly similar to uniprot|P46990 Saccharomyces cerevisiae YJL177w RPL20B 60s large subunit ribosomal protein L17.e P2.300.f2.1, similar to Saccharomyces cerevisiae RPL17B (YJL177W) and RPL17A (YKL180W); ancestral locus Anc_1.161) codes for MTRYSVQSVDPTKTASARGAYLRTSFKNTYEVAGAIRGWNLQKALAYLDQVTDHKRAIPFRKHAGSIGRTGQGKEFGVTKARWPVKSIKFVQDLLQNAQANAETKGLDKETLVISHIQVNQAPKQRRRTYRAHGRINAYQSSPSHIELILSEPAEEIAKAKETSLAHISSRQRGRIAAQKRISA; via the coding sequence ATGACCCGATACTCCGTTCAGTCCGTCGACCCCACCAAGACCGCCTCTGCCCGAGGCGCCTACCTGCGAACCTCGTTCAAGAACACCTACGAGGTTGCCGGAGCCATCCGAGGCTGGAACCTGCAGAAGGCCCTGGCCTACCTGGACCAGGTCACCGACCACAAGCGAGCCATTCCCTTCCGAAAGCACGCCGGCTCCATTGGCCGAACCGGCCAGGGTAAGGAGTTTGGTGTCACCAAGGCCCGATGGCCCGTCAAGTCCATCAAGTTTGTCCAGGACCTGCTCCAGAACGCCCAGGCCAACGCCGAGACCAAGGGTCTTGACAAGGAGACTCTTGTCATCTCTCACATCCAGGTCAACCAGGCCCCCAAGCAGCGACGACGAACCTACCGAGCCCACGGTCGAATCAACGCCTACcagtcttctccttccCACATTGAGCTCATTCTCTCCGAGCCCgccgaggagattgccaaggccaaggagaccTCTCTGGCCCATATCTCTTCTCGACAGCGAGGCCGAATCGCTGCCCAGAAGCGAATCTCCGCCTAA
- a CDS encoding uncharacterized protein (Compare to YALI0C16027g, similar to Saccharomyces cerevisiae SNF7 (YLR025W); ancestral locus Anc_2.422, similar to uniprot|P39929 Saccharomyces cerevisiae YLR025w SNF7 class E Vps protein), translated as MWGFFGGAKKQDPKDTIISLRQQIIVLNKKNDNLIVQIQEQENLARKHVTTNKLMAKNALKKKKNLEKQQETVQGSIDSLQTSINTLETANLNLETMKAMQEGAKAMKQIHGNMNIDKVDKIMDETRDQVALSEEVSEAISRPYANAYDDEELEDELEALEQETLEGELTNAGHVKQDGVQVTPHDLPAAPNQVPAEEEDDEEEELRRLQREMAL; from the coding sequence ATGTGGGGATTCTTTGGAGGCGCGAAGAAACAGGATCCCAAGGACaccatcatctccttgcGGCAGCAGATCATTGTGTTGAACAAGAAAAACGACAACCTCATTGTGCAGAtccaggagcaggagaacTTGGCCCGCAAACatgtcaccaccaacaagctGATGGCCAAAAATgcgctcaagaagaagaagaacctggagaagcagcaggagaCGGTGCAGGGCTCCATAGACTCGCTGCAGACGTCTATCAACACTCTGGAGACCGCCAACCTCAACTTGGAGACTATGAAGGCCATGCAGGAGGGAGCCAAGGCCATGAAGCAGATTCACGGCAACATGAACATTGACAAGGTGGACAAGATCATGGACGAGACTCGTGACCAGGTGGCGTTGTCCGAGGAGGTTTCCGAAGCCATTTCCAGACCTTATGCCAATGCctacgacgacgaggagctggaggacgagctggaggcccTGGAACAGGAGACTTTGGAGGGCGAGCTTACTAACGCTGGTCATGTTAAGCAGGATGGCGTCCAGGTGACCCCTCATGACCTGCCTGCGGCTCCTAACCAGGTGcctgctgaggaggaggatgatgaggaggaggagctgagaCGGTTGCAGAGAGAGATGGCTTTGTAA
- a CDS encoding uncharacterized protein (Compare to YALI0C15917g, no similarity), protein MCDHSAPPPPDSLAKRYGADKEPLIKSCFTKVDYTNQFLESYITHVSSHRGLTSPSARVIIAVRKNVAECTRSKIMPMVHSRLERRRIWKTSRR, encoded by the exons ATGTGTGAT CACAGtgccccccccccccccgATTCTCTAGCTAAACGGTATGGTGCCGACAAGGAGCCCCTCATCAAATCGTGTTTCACAAAGGTCGATTATACCAACCAATTTCTGGAGTCATACATCACCCACGTGTCAAGTCACCGAGGACTCACATCACCCTCAGCTCGAGTGATCATTGCAGTGCGAAAGAATGTGGCCGAATGCACAAGGTCCAAGATAATGCCAATGGTACATTCCAGATTGGAAAGACGTCGAATCTGGAAGACCTCACGTCGGTAG